The sequence below is a genomic window from Euwallacea fornicatus isolate EFF26 chromosome 1, ASM4011564v1, whole genome shotgun sequence.
AATACTTAgaatcatgttttttttataaacaatttcgtctgtattaaaaatatgtcacgTGTTCAATGTTaaataactttgatatttactTTACGATTTTATTGGTTGCTTGAGATGTTtacaaattgagaaaaaaatgcagtATGTTTGATTCATCCTGTATGTAATGCATATTCATTCTGTGTGTaaggataattaattttctccatAAAATTGGtgatttgaaataattccTAAACAATTAAGTTTctagttaattaataaaatcactAAAATCGGAACATGCGTTTAAACGTTATTTAGCGAGAAAGTTGTAATATATAACTGAGACGTAAAAGTTTAGTTTTCAGATCTGATATTATAGTTTGAAATAAAGAAGTTACTTCCGAGTACATATTGTTTCGTTTCCTAGCAAAAATAAGCGagaaaagcaataattttccaACTGAAACAAAATGAGGCCTGTATCACTAATAACTGATGTTGATGGTGCCACTAGATTTATTTTAGAAGTGTTAAAGATAACTAActaataatcattaaaaaaaatcactaacaGTAAATGATAAACCGTAAATGTAGCATACTGAGTAAACAATTTACTATTACCATgaaatttacataaacatACATTTGTAAAGGTGTTTACGGGCAAcaacaaaattgcaatttttattttggattcGTACGATTTATATCTAATATTGTAAATAGCTTAAACCTACAATTGCAAGTTTGAACTAGAGTAATACGTATAGAAAggatttgaattaaaaaaaaagatacgttaaaaagaaaatatcttattccaacaaaatttaattgtacataaaactttacaaacttattttattttctgcctGACCATTCGTCTTATAAAGTATATAGAGGGTTTTCTGCAATACATTGGATGTATACTTTTCAGTTATTACTTCTCATGATTCTAAAACGGCTGCtgaaattgcattttgataTAAAGCGTTTTTAGGCCAGACCCTAATTGTCATGAGTCGCAATATAGTCGGCGTCCCTTTAACAAACCATCGGACttttataaattcatttgTAATTTCAGATAAATCGATTATGGGAATGTATATAACCTAATaagggtaaattttaaaatttgtgatAACTCTACAGTGTCCCGAAAAAACAAGGCGCCAtgaaatgtcatttttttaaataggatcATATGCATTGTTTTCATGTGATAGAATGGGTGCTTGATGCTGAGTTAATTCCTAGATTTTCTTTACCCTGATATGCAGTACCTCAAAACTATGAagtttaaaaggaaattttagacatttgtgtgcttcataaaaaaaaatatctcagTTAGCTTCAATtatattttgatcattttaggATGGATTCTCATGTAAGATCACCTTAgtatactatatatatataatactCATTTACTCAGAAATACATACAGACTATTTTCAAtaacgaatttaattaaacgtactgtaattattaattatttgtattaagacgcttttttgcatattttactGCGACGtcatagtattttttttaagaaactatagaaaaatttaaaaatattaatattgaaaagtgagaaaatgtaaaaaaattagcaaTCTAGCAAACTGAAAAGTCAATAATAGACCAGGAACCGAACCTTCGGGGACGTGGCAAACAGCATTTTTGCCATGCCTTCTTGTGCTTtagtattgtttttttttctcaaataggCAGCCGTGTTTGATGTCTATTCGACAGTTATAAATGAACCCATAAAATTAaggttttattatttgcagGTCGCATTTGAGTACCTTAGAttcacaatttattaaaatagattGATTCCAAAAGTGTATAAGGAAATTGCCAGACAAATCCATCTAGAATGAAGTTAGAATTGTCGACTGAATTTAAAACTGTAGATCCAtctcaaaattataaattgaatCTACAATTTCAGGcataaaaaacaacaattaaaaaaataaatttataaaattcgtTCTTTGCTTTTACGCTTTCACACACGTTAGACTTGAAAAAATGCATCATTCTGCcgttatttgcaattttgctaTTATACATAGAGGGCAGCTACATAAACTCTGAATTCATATTATCTGTCAATTGTCAGTGTCAACATCCAACGATTTTCGATCGATGCTTAAATATtctctaattttaaattcaaaagaatgggttttttggatttttttaagagCTCTAAACGAGAAAAACCcaataaaatgattaaaaatatttttccgagTAAATAGAGACAATAGACCAAGACAATCATGTCTACAGTGTGCGAAGAAGTGTTTGATGAAACCAGCCACCCTTCGGTACAAGGTAGGGAACAGTTTGTTTACATATTGTTTGTAGCCCcaatattattgtaatttcaattattttggaGGATTAGAGAAAATTGAAGTGTCGTTGTCTGGTCTTTTGATATccataaaaatgtgttaatattTGAAAGAGTAGTTCCTCAATTGATTAATGTGAATAAAGTTAATTCAATGAGAAACTATGAAATACAAAGATCCTTTGGCTTTGTTAATTCCTTTCcttaaaatatcattatttactatctttttttttaatacatattaGTTTTTAATCTTATAGAAATAAAAGATTATGCAGTCAAGATCGGGATTGATCCAGATTCTGAACCTCAACTACTTCCACTAGCTACTGAAGGACTTATGAAAGCTTTGCCTGCTGGATGGAAACCATGGTAGGTACCTACTTCATATTTCAAATCATTTTGAGAAAGAGACAAACATTTTACTATGAAAGATgacttatttaatttgtaatagTCCTAAGGTTTTACTGCAACAAGTGGttgaaggattttttttcaaatagcacAAAGGATTTATcttataaaaaatctaaaacaacaaatatttctaaatgtctattaaacaaaatacaatTACAGTTTATTTTCGATGTGCTCATTTGTATCTGGTGCAGCCTGTGCAGATTCATTGTGAGAATTATCTTGTTCCTCCCCATCATCATCCCCAGCAGTCTCATCATCACTTTCATCTTTTTCATCTGTTTTATCATAAGAATGCCTAGCAAGTTTATTTTGAATCCACCACATCTTTAAACATAATATTCAGAAATTCAATAAGCTTATATTATGAAATTCATACCATAGCCTCTTCATTTATTTCTGTATTCAAAATTGTAGGTAAAATATGCTTTTCCTTAAATTCTTTTACATCATTTTCAACCTCTTCCCATATGAGTTTTTCATGCATTCCATCTTCACCATAACGATAGTTGTACCTTTCATAATGCACATAATCCAAAAACAATCCCAAAcctgaagaaaaatccttaaGTCTGTACATACTGACTCAATAACAATTACCTGGAGCCCTCGGCACATTGACAGTTTCATAAGTAAATgctttaattattgtattcTGTGTAGTCATACCTCTGACAACAGCTAAAACTAATCCTACCATTTTTCTGATTTGATGCATCATGAAGCTTTGTCCATACACTTTTAATGCACAAAATTCCACATTATCTTTCACAAATGGAGGTTCACATTCAAAAGATTTAATGAATCTTTTTGCACTTGGATCATTTGGCTTCTTTTTCACAgtgaaattgtgaaaatttttagtCCCAACATATAATTGCAATATCTCATTGATTTCTTTTAGAGTTTCTTCCTTTATCCTGAAAGCTTTTTGTGGTTTCTCAGTGTCTGCAAAAGCAATTGTAGGTAGAACATATATGTATGTCCGAAAATCACATTGGCTTTTAGAATTAAAACCTTTGGTGACTCTTTTAGCAGCAAACAGCCTGATTTTTTCAGGGAGCTTTTCATTCACTTTACTAATATCAAAATTCTCTCCAAGTTTCATGGAAACTACTTGCCGTGCTGCACTTACTCCTTTGTCAGTCCGGGCAGCCCTCtgaaattgcatattttgcaCCACATCATAACACTCTTTATTGATGAATTCCGCGTcaaataaagctttaaataGGTCTTCTTCTATGGTTTGAGTACCACGATTTCTTTGCATTCCCCAATAGCCCACACCTGAATATCCCATGAGCACAGCAAATTTACGCCTTTTGATTTTCTCTGTTTTGTCAtcagttttatttatgtcTTCTTTGTTGTTTTCCTCAATTTTAGGTACTTTTGGTCCTAGACCAACCCCTTTGTCTGTTCTCCTATCTTCCCATTGGCGTTTCTTTGATTTCCCAttgtatttaagttttttgtttattgaaatattactCATTTTATCTTCTGAATtggaaaataagtttttcaggaaaattctACAGGGTAGTAATGTTGTATGGTGTTTTATGACATTGTTCCCAAGAAACCTCATTAGATTTGCATTTAAaggatgtttttattttatattttcaactgATTTTAATTGAGTTTGTTGTATGATATTCTTTAAATGTAAAACTATTTGAAATGTGTATTTTTCTctagaaatttaaagaaaattttagaaaatacgGAATTGTTTCCGTGGTTGTTTGTTTTCTTAACGTGCTACAGAAAGTGAGGTTAGAAATTCTTATTGATTTGTTGAGAGATGTCAAATGgtgacattaatttttattttatctttattgcACATACATAGTTATAGGGAGAATGTTGGAGTTGTTCCGTTggcttaaaaaaagtttttgtttgtgtATTGATTTGTTTGAATTGattaattatcattattaattaTCAGGGatggtttaaaattaaaataacaattattatagtGTTAgtattttcacgatttttgagaaaaatagtatagaTGATTGCTTTCAAGACAAAAAATGACCGCATGTTGCTGTCGGTCTTTCTCTGATGCATTACGACATGCGTAGGCGAATAAGGATAAATATAACAACCGGTCATATTTTACCTAATATACTGGAGAAGCAGGCAACTTAATATCCATTAAACactatttttgaacttttatttCGGATTACTCACGGtgtccaaagaaaaatatcatttaccttaaaaatgGGATCTTTATTTCTATTGTTCTTTTAAATACTCCTATTTATTCttgaataacaataaattaaagcatatttcttattttacttaataacCCCCTCTTCGCTGTAGCTACGATGAGAAATCGAAATCATATTACTACTACAACTTAACAACCAAGAAAACTCAATGGGAACACCCTCTGGACGACGTATATCGTAGTTTGGTCAAAAAAGCTCGAGCTGAAAGTCAGTCTTTGTCGTTAAATGAACCTACCGAAGATGCGACTTACGCAAAAGAAGATGAACTTAAGAGCTTTGAGGAGTCTCTGGCTGATGTTCAGAAATTACAACCTCTTTCTTTAGGTAATCTTTATATTGCTTTATTCAGGGAGTATTTAAAGGCGATTTTtagtttctagaaaacgagacATACGTCTATCGCCCCTAAAACTGAGTCCCGCCCATAGCCCTCGACATGAATCTAAACTACTTAAACAACGCTCAGAAGATATTTTAGTTGGTAGCAACAAATTTTTACACAAATTCAGTAGCTTTGATGAGGAGAACAAGGAGGTGGGAGTGTTTGATAAACATCCAAAAGTGTTGGAAAGAATGGAACTCAAAGTAACAGGGGGAGGCTCCatgtttttgaaatcaaataccAAGAAAGGTGAACCTATTCCTAGTCCTGCTCAAAGAAGTGAAGGGCTGGACGCGCCTAAGAGTATCTTGAGGGCTATTGAACATTCAAAGAGCATGGATTTTGACAAGGTATTTAGATAcctgtttaaaatatttcagtaaGGCTTATTATCTTTAAAGGTATCCCTAGCTGACCGATCTGATAAGGATGATGATGACAAGAAAAGTGTacgttttaatttggaaaatatgacCGACGTAGGTATTACTTTTTCGGACAAGAGCTCGAGCGAAGAGGAGATTATTAATAGTGACAAGCAACCTAAAGACGAGGTGGTTGGAATGTCAAAAAACCGCTTTTCTGTGTCTCCAGTTCCAGAAAAGTCGGGAGGTACTTTGAGACTGATAAAAGTGCCTCCTGACTTTGTTACACCCAAATTAACAATCAACTATCCAGGtgatttaatcgtttttgtaTAGAAATTTGTTTACACATAATGATTAGGTTCGGAGTCGGACGAGGACACAAAAAGCCTGGAAAAACTAGAACTTAAGAAGGTGGGAAATATGTTTCACAGTGATAGTGATTCTAGTCCCGATGAAAGGGTGAAATCCTATTTTGAGGCCAGAGCTGATAAGAAAGTGGCCCAATTTAAGCAGAAACTGTGGGAGGAGAAAAATGGGGAGTTGGTTAATTTTAAGCTAAAGCTGGAGGAGTCTCATAAACATGAGTTGGACACGATTTTGGAggttaaaattgttttttttctcccTACGTTTAATTACAGTAAATAATTTGGTTTTGCAGGAAGAAAAACTTAAGCATGAACAAATTATAAAGACTGAAGTAGATAGTCTTAAAAGCCAGTTGGACGCCAGGACCAAAGAAGAAAGACTGAATTTTGATAGGCGAATTAAGGAATTAGCGGAAGAAGTGGATGGTAAACTAAAAGGGGAACAAGAGAGGATTAAGCAACATTATGAGGTacttttatatatgtataatattgAGTTGCATTTGATAAAGGTTTTGCAGTTTAAGAAGGAGGAGTTGGAGAAGTATTATGAAGATAAATTGGTGGAAATTGAGAAGGAATTGGCTGAACGTGTGGAAAAGCAAAAAgacgattttattttaaaccatAACGCCGAAATAGAACAACTACGTCAGAACCATTCGATTTTAATTGAAGAGTTAAAACGGGAGTTTTTAGTTGAGGTTGggacattttttcaagaagGAAAAATAACGTAATAGCCATTTAAATAGGAGCAGATTCTGAAGCAGGACCACCAGGCTGAAATGACagaaatgagaaatttatttctgaaGGAGGGAGAATCTTTAAAAAGCAAGAATTCCGGAGATGACAGgcagtttgaaaaaattcggTGCGAAAAGCGGCTTTTGGAGGATAAATATCGATGTTTGAAGGAGAAATATCTAAGGtaagccatttttttaatattagtcATAGTATGCGCTTAAAAGGATATACTGGATATTCATATTTATATACAAGGACTAGAAATTCTTAAAATCACGCCATTGTTATCAATTTGGTTTcctgttttcaaatttcgcaACAATTGTTACAGGTTGAAAACCGAAGTGAAACTGTCGCTCGACAAGCGAAACCGTCGAAAGGAGCAAAATAGCACCAACAACACTACTACCAATACTACAGGCTCTGAAACTGAGCAGAGCCATTCAAACAATAAAGAAAGGTACCCCTTAAAACCTCCGTATGAAAGTCACTTAAAACATTTCTGCTTCTTCAGAACACCTTTAAACTCACCTTCGAAGAAAATTTTGCTCGATAAACCACCGACACCGTCAAACAACATCAAAACTGAcgccaaaatatttaaagtgcaGGAGTTGGACACATCAGTGAGTGACAACTGCTATCAGAGCGATGAGAAAGCCAATCAAAATGACTCGTCTGATAGCACTAATCctgcaaaaggaaaaaaaaagttgttttccaGGTGAGATTTTGCAATTACAGGTTCTTGTTATCGAATACTAATACATTTGAGGCTAGGCTTAAGAGTTCCTCTACAGTGAAAACCAACAACTTGAGTTCTAAATCTAGAAGGAATCATCAAAGGTCTTGTTCCCCTGTAGAAAATTTGAGGAAGCAATTGCAGAAACTTGAAGACTTGGAAGATCAGTTTCCTCAGAATTCTCAGAGTGACACCTATCATTTGAGGTATTTGTTTAGAGTGTTAGCAACGTAGGTTGCTAACAAATTTCTTGCAGATACCCGTTTTCTGATGGTCAAAAATTCGAGGGTAGCTCAGAATTGGAGTTCTTCCGGCACAGAATCCACTTGGAGCGTGACTCAATTAAGCGAGCAAAAGAGAGCTTGAGGAGCCAGAAAGCACTCTTTCAGCAGCGCCAAAAGGAGCTGAAGCTGAAGCACGGATCAATGGCCAGGCACACCTTGCAGCAACTTTGTCAGGAAGAAAAAGAACTGACAGATATGGAGGTTAACCTGCACCGCACTCGAAGTCTTCTTGGCGAAAAGGTGATTAGGCTTCGCCATTTGGAACAATCCCTGCATAGGGCCAACGTTCAAAACGACCAAAGCAAATTGGACGATGCAACTTTGAGCGATATTTCGTCCCACAGTGCCAGCTCGGGCATCAGTTCTACTGAATTTCTTGCAGCAGAGATTGCCATTAATAACCACCACCCTAAGGCGATTTCCAAGTCGGAGTTCCAGGAGCCTTCAGAGATTATCCAGAGcttggaaaatttgaattcagaGATCAGGGAAATTTGGGATGTTTTGAGAACGCAGCAGCAGCAGACGAGCATTGCTCAAGGTATAAGAAGAACTTTAgttgtgtttattttattacatttatttgtttagtGATTCCTCCGCTAGTGTACCCAGATCTTGGTTGGCCAGTTTTAGCCGGATCAGCGAATGTACCAGCTCCTCCTTCTATTCCTACTTTAGCGGACAGATTGCATAATTATAGACAACATGTTGCTTTGGCAAATGCTCAAAGTACGGTTGTTACTCATGCCTCgcaggtaaaataaaaaatcctcCTCCTTTGGACTGTTCTTTCCAAATGTCTGTTTCAACCTTAATGGGCCTTTTGAGCCCTTCtttcattgtaaaatttttacatttccatAAATGGTCCCCATGGAAGTTAATTCTGAAATACGTGTTTTGGCTTACCATTCTTAAACTCGTTGCTGTTCTGGTGATTTacgattaattaaattttgaaatatgcaaCCAAAATGCgacaaaattatttctaaacgGCAATTTTTCGATTTACGTCTCtgcgacttttcaatttttaattgtcgCAGTCTAcggtttttctttattttttagggTGCGACAACAACCCTAATAGAAAGAACTCGGAATTTGAGGCATTGGCTTAGACAAAATGGCAACGAAGCCTGCACGGAAGCTAACCCTACACAAACCAACCTTTAGAGGCCCATTTATTAATCTATTGTTGCCTTAAGGCTTtaaggttgaaattttatcttaATTCAGCTTCAAACTTCATAATTAAGGAGTATTTAATGAATTAACGACTTTAGAGCTGTTTACCTACGCATTTAGAGTGTTTCTCTCGATTTCGAACCTTTATCTCAATATTTGTAGAGAATAAGCCCCCACTGCTTAATGCTCGTACTAaactatattattattgtagtGCCCCTTAAGTGTTACAAGACGTTAATTCTCTCTCCATCTAGATATTTAGGTTAATTCCCCGACTGAGTATGTATTGTGATAGATAGAATCTctaatttctattaaaaatcttttcatATACTTAGGTATATTACTATATGGATCTTTCATGCAGGGTGAATTTATCGCAACAGTTTGGTGTTTTGGGgtgaaagaaaacaataaaacaggCCATACTCCACAAGAAACTTATAGGTTTCGCTCCTTAAAATCATCTTGTATGAGTTATATtgttgtaatatttaataaactaaaCTTGTATTTTGTCTTAGAGCGTGGAAAATGACTGCACCGAGATAATATACTCTTCTATTACAGTtagtatttcaaaattttattgaagcactttaaaattaacttaatgttaatttgataATATTCTCAGAAGAGACTGTTTTCTAATAGTTATTGCCATTTTACTGGCACACCACTGtaaattatatacaaaaatatattgtgcCAACAGtgaatattataattaatgtCTAAATCTAAACTCTGAGGCTATATTATTTAAGAGGAACTATGAGCTGCAAAAGTTATCTTCCAGACTGAAATTTAGAATAGACTATCAATGCCTGTTGTATTAATGTTTAGATGCTTCTGTTAGAGGTTTTGATTTTTGGTCTTTGTTTTGTTAAGTGTTTTTAACTGTGATTTTCATTGTACAATATATTATGTTTGTTATGCACATGTGTTTATAGCTTCAAGATGGCCATTTTAAGCTATTTATTGTGCACAGGATCTCAATCTGTTTATTCTGTGATTATAATACTTTAAGAAGcactatttttgttttattgctaTCATTTTAAGAATTATCCAAGgaatattgataaaaaaaacacaacaacTTCAATTTACTTTATATTAACACTTATTACAATGTCAAAACTGCACTGGCTTTAAGAGCCCTTTTTTCCTTAGCTTTCACCTGTGCCGCAATACGATCCACATCCCTCCTTCCTTGTTGCGTAAGCTTTCTTCCTCCATCAGCAgatttttcaatcaatttaagTCCTATTAAATCAAacactattaaaaaaacacaaccaAAACTATGAGAGCATTACCTTCCAGACTTTGCAAAGATTTGCGAGCAATGCTGCCAGCAGATCTGCAGAAATGAGAAGGTTTGGTTCCATTACGTTTTCGACTACCAAAGATTTTGGTTATGGAACCCACTCCGATGGGGTTCCTAATGTAGATGTGTCTGATCACAGCAGCACATCTAACATAAAACCAGTCAGGGTCATATGGGGCCAATTCTTTTGCCCTTGAAGTTTTAACTAGATCAATCCATTCTGGTACCCTTAGCTTGCCAGTTCTGGAAAGAAACTTGGTATTGTTGAGTTACAGATTTAGCTAAAT
It includes:
- the LOC136341336 gene encoding small ribosomal subunit protein eS19-like, which codes for MPSVTLKDVDQHKFVKAFSQFLKKTGKLRVPEWIDLVKTSRAKELAPYDPDWFYVRCAAVIRHIYIRNPIGVGSITKIFGSRKRNGTKPSHFCRSAGSIARKSLQSLEGLKLIEKSADGGRKLTQQGRRDVDRIAAQVKAKEKRALKASAVLTL